ATATTCCTTTTGACGAGAGATTAGATTATATCAAAATAGCAGACGCTAAGGGTGTATATCCTATTCATGTTGTGTCTCCAGATATTAGTAACTCAAGGCTACAAAACGTCATTAAAGTCTCCAAGGGGTTTATTTATACTACCCTGAAGGTTGGGATTACTGGTGCTGGTAAAGAGATAAGCGACGAGGGTAAGAACTTTGTGAAAAAGCTTAAACAACAAACGTCTCTACCTGTGCTTGCTGGCTTTGGAGTTTCGTCTAAAGAGCATGTGAATCAATTGAAAAAAATTGCTGACGGAGCAGTTATAGGTAGTCATATTTTAAATTTACTTAACTCTCATGGAAGAGAGTCGGTAAGTGAATTTTTAGTTTCCTTAAAAAAATAGTTATATTCATAAATTTAGATAGGATAAATGTTTAATAATTCTCGTTAAAGGGAATAGCTTATAGTATAGATAAAATTATGAGGATAAAGCTTTTTTTATAATTCTTAGAGAGGACGACAACTTAATCCTCTTTGGCAGGCTAGGAAGGAGGAAAATGATGAAAAGCAAACCAGCACCAGAAATATTTAGAAACAAATATCATATGAAGGTAGAAAAAAGGGTTATAACTTGGATTTTTCTGGAAACAAACTCAAATTAGCTTTTGGTTCAATATCTAAAGCAGTTGTTTCCCCGTTTAAGTATCTATAGTGTCCCGCACAAGCGATCATGGCCGCATTATCTGTACAGTATTTTAGTGGAGGCAGTGAAACATTTAAATCTGTTCTTTCTACTAAAACTTTCCTTAAAAATGAATTAGCCGCCACACCACCAGCAATTATTATTTGGTTTGCGTTATATTCTTCTGCAGCTTTAAATGTTTTTCCCGTTAATTCAGAAATAAGTTTGTTTTGGAAAGACGCACAGAAGTCTTTCATTATTTGGCTATCTTTTGGTTGTTCAAGAAGGTTTAATTCTTTACTCATGTGTAGAGCAGCTGTTTTTAGCCCACTAAAGCTAAAGTCTAAGGGATTTGCTGTTTTAACAGAAGGGAATCGATATTTTTTAGGGTTACCTTCTTGAGCAA
Above is a genomic segment from Candidatus Margulisiibacteriota bacterium containing:
- a CDS encoding BtpA/SgcQ family protein, which produces IPFDERLDYIKIADAKGVYPIHVVSPDISNSRLQNVIKVSKGFIYTTLKVGITGAGKEISDEGKNFVKKLKQQTSLPVLAGFGVSSKEHVNQLKKIADGAVIGSHILNLLNSHGRESVSEFLVSLKK